One stretch of Candidatus Binatia bacterium DNA includes these proteins:
- a CDS encoding dipeptidase, giving the protein MTRGRGPTVSAGGHRKSLTNFDQLGETRFMKHVLAIVGTILVLVGGGGFYMLPRLVDRRLNRVLEVPPYPVREEVRSWYRTLFVADLHADTLLWPRALLHEADHGHVDVPRLERGGVALQVFTAVTKVPAGLNYESNDARSDMVRWLVISQGWPWSTWNSLFERAVYQANRLEQASAASSGRLRVIRSRQDLDALLSERERGRSVVGAVLGVEGLHCLEGRLENVDRLYAAGFRVLGLTHFFDNELGGSAHGQRKGGLTGFGADVVRRAEERKMIVDLAHASPKLFDDVIAMVRRPPIVSHTGVKGTCDTVRNLSDDQLRAVAAKGGIVGIGYWDGAVCQPTMANIARAIVYAVQLIGAEHVALGSDFDGGTTTPFDTTGLVQVAQALLDSGLTREEVRAVFGGNVQRLLSALLP; this is encoded by the coding sequence ATGACCCGAGGAAGGGGGCCAACGGTGAGTGCGGGCGGCCACCGCAAGTCGTTGACAAACTTCGACCAACTCGGCGAAACACGGTTCATGAAACATGTCCTCGCCATCGTCGGGACGATCCTCGTACTCGTCGGAGGGGGCGGGTTTTATATGCTTCCGCGCCTGGTCGATCGGCGCCTCAATCGCGTACTGGAGGTACCGCCGTATCCGGTACGCGAGGAGGTGCGCTCCTGGTACCGCACGCTCTTCGTGGCGGACTTGCACGCGGACACGCTCCTCTGGCCGCGCGCCTTGCTGCACGAGGCCGACCATGGCCATGTGGATGTACCGCGCCTCGAACGTGGTGGCGTCGCCTTGCAGGTGTTCACTGCGGTGACCAAAGTCCCCGCGGGTTTGAACTACGAATCCAACGATGCGCGGTCGGACATGGTCCGCTGGCTCGTCATTAGCCAAGGCTGGCCGTGGTCCACGTGGAACAGCTTGTTCGAGCGCGCCGTGTATCAGGCGAATCGGCTCGAACAAGCGAGCGCAGCTTCGAGTGGGCGCCTCCGAGTGATTCGCAGTCGGCAGGACCTCGACGCCTTGCTTTCGGAACGGGAGCGCGGGCGATCGGTGGTCGGTGCCGTGTTAGGTGTGGAGGGCCTGCATTGCTTGGAGGGGCGCTTAGAAAACGTCGACCGTTTGTATGCGGCGGGGTTCCGCGTGCTCGGGCTGACGCATTTTTTCGACAACGAACTGGGAGGCTCCGCCCACGGGCAGCGCAAGGGCGGCTTGACGGGCTTTGGAGCCGACGTCGTGCGCCGTGCCGAAGAGCGCAAGATGATCGTGGATCTGGCGCACGCTTCGCCCAAGCTGTTCGACGATGTGATTGCAATGGTCCGGCGGCCACCGATTGTGTCGCACACCGGTGTGAAGGGCACATGCGACACGGTGCGCAACTTGTCGGACGACCAACTGCGCGCGGTGGCGGCCAAGGGAGGCATTGTCGGAATCGGCTACTGGGATGGTGCCGTGTGCCAGCCGACCATGGCGAACATCGCGCGCGCGATTGTGTACGCCGTACAGCTCATTGGCGCCGAACACGTGGCTTTGGGGTCGGATTTCGATGGTGGGACCACAACCCCCTTCGACACCACCGGGCTCGTACAAGTCGCACAGGCACTGTTGGATAGCGGGCTCACACGCGAAGAGGTTCGCGCAGTGTTCGGTGGCAACGTCCAACGCTTGCTGAGCGCCTTGTTGCCCTGA
- the rnr gene encoding ribonuclease R, with protein sequence MARAVGAQEMLRALQDAAPRPLTIAEIARRLGVLDFDRRQMKATLEAAVAERKVRRIGKTRYQWVPAAEVTPATLRLRAATRRPKVPLGVEEERFEGRYQRVRGGYGFVEVLGAAARRFARDVLIPAGAENGAMHGDRVEIEVVRRDPRLRRVVGRVTRVIASVHETILGTLEPTRRGWQLVPELDLLPTVQLVGPRQPRRDQAGLVARVRLVRPPTAGYPAAGELEVVLGPVEHPDVQFAIITAEHGLRTEFPEAARNEAERLPEDPEPGDYRDRLDLRALPFVTIDGETARDFDDAVCLQVQSNGERVLWVAIADVSYYVPEGSALDHEALARGTSVYFPDRAIPMFPEKLSDQLCSLVPERDRLVLVAELHYDRHGHRKHSELYPAVIRSRARLTYTKVAAVISDAVSAEIDAWRASLGPILDDLRQMHVLMQQLNRARLAAGSLDLDLPEALIDLSEEGRSVGVRLLARNDAHRIIEEFMLEANRAVALFLREQRVPFPYRVHEQPDPNDIEELNRFLARFGFGVQYEGQVRPQDVARVLQQIEGHPLARVLSRQVLRALRQAQYSTVNIGHFGLAFPVYCHFTSPIRRYPDLLVHRQLRRVLAGQVEEARALAERLEELSVHCSQCERQAVEAERAMLDLKKCEFMFDHLLEPEPGTIVSVTNFGCFVELDAYPIEGLLKPESFPGDRYYYHEEDQAWIGARRRQRFTIGDRVRVECTNVSLRRREIDFALLERLPPAGSKAAETVAEEPTGRRRLRKGKK encoded by the coding sequence ATGGCGCGGGCCGTCGGAGCACAAGAAATGTTGCGAGCATTGCAGGACGCAGCGCCGCGTCCGCTCACGATCGCGGAAATTGCGCGTCGCTTGGGCGTGCTGGACTTCGATCGGCGGCAGATGAAAGCCACGCTCGAAGCGGCCGTGGCTGAACGAAAAGTGCGGCGCATCGGAAAAACGCGCTACCAATGGGTTCCCGCGGCCGAGGTCACACCTGCCACGCTGCGGCTTCGGGCTGCCACGCGCCGGCCCAAAGTGCCGCTGGGAGTGGAAGAGGAGCGGTTCGAAGGGCGATACCAAAGAGTGCGAGGAGGCTACGGCTTCGTGGAAGTGTTGGGGGCGGCCGCGCGCCGGTTTGCGCGAGACGTGCTGATCCCTGCCGGAGCCGAAAACGGTGCGATGCATGGCGATCGCGTGGAAATCGAGGTGGTGCGCCGCGATCCCCGCTTGCGGCGCGTGGTGGGGCGCGTCACACGCGTGATCGCTTCGGTTCACGAGACCATTCTCGGCACGCTGGAGCCTACGCGTCGCGGCTGGCAACTTGTTCCAGAGCTCGACTTGCTCCCCACCGTACAACTGGTGGGCCCGCGTCAGCCCCGACGCGATCAAGCTGGTTTAGTGGCGCGCGTTCGGCTGGTGCGGCCTCCGACTGCGGGTTACCCCGCTGCCGGGGAGCTCGAGGTTGTCCTGGGACCCGTGGAGCATCCCGATGTGCAATTCGCCATTATCACGGCCGAACACGGCCTCCGCACGGAATTTCCCGAGGCCGCACGAAACGAGGCCGAGCGCTTGCCCGAGGATCCCGAGCCCGGGGATTACCGCGACCGCCTCGACTTGCGCGCTTTGCCCTTCGTGACCATCGACGGGGAGACCGCACGCGACTTCGACGACGCCGTCTGCTTGCAAGTACAGTCGAATGGCGAGCGTGTCTTATGGGTCGCCATTGCCGATGTGTCCTACTACGTGCCCGAAGGCTCGGCGCTCGACCACGAGGCCTTGGCTCGCGGCACGAGCGTGTATTTCCCCGACCGCGCGATCCCGATGTTCCCGGAAAAGCTTTCGGACCAGTTGTGCTCCCTCGTGCCGGAGCGCGATCGCCTCGTTCTCGTAGCCGAGCTGCACTACGACCGGCACGGACACCGCAAACACAGCGAATTGTACCCGGCCGTAATCCGCAGCCGTGCCCGCCTCACGTACACAAAAGTGGCGGCGGTGATTTCCGATGCCGTGTCCGCCGAGATCGATGCGTGGCGCGCATCGTTGGGCCCGATCCTCGATGACTTGCGGCAGATGCACGTGCTCATGCAGCAGTTGAACCGCGCGCGCTTGGCGGCCGGCTCGCTCGATCTCGACTTGCCCGAGGCGTTGATCGACCTTTCCGAAGAGGGCCGCAGCGTGGGGGTCCGACTGCTGGCCCGCAATGACGCACACCGCATCATCGAAGAGTTCATGTTAGAGGCCAACCGCGCGGTGGCCTTGTTCTTGCGCGAGCAACGCGTGCCGTTCCCGTACCGCGTGCATGAACAGCCCGACCCGAACGATATCGAGGAGCTCAACCGCTTTCTGGCTCGCTTTGGTTTTGGCGTGCAGTACGAAGGTCAGGTTCGTCCGCAAGACGTGGCGCGCGTGCTCCAGCAAATCGAAGGGCACCCCCTGGCGCGGGTGTTGAGCCGGCAGGTTCTACGCGCCCTGCGGCAAGCGCAGTACAGCACGGTCAATATCGGGCACTTTGGATTGGCCTTTCCGGTGTACTGCCATTTCACCTCGCCGATCCGGCGCTATCCCGACCTGCTGGTGCACCGCCAGCTTCGGCGCGTACTCGCCGGACAAGTGGAGGAGGCACGCGCATTGGCGGAGCGGCTGGAAGAGCTCTCGGTTCACTGCTCGCAGTGCGAGCGTCAGGCCGTGGAGGCCGAACGCGCCATGCTGGACCTCAAGAAATGCGAGTTCATGTTCGATCATTTGCTCGAACCCGAGCCGGGCACCATCGTGAGCGTGACGAATTTCGGTTGCTTCGTGGAACTCGATGCCTACCCGATCGAAGGTTTACTCAAGCCCGAAAGCTTTCCGGGAGACCGTTATTACTACCACGAAGAAGATCAGGCATGGATTGGTGCCCGGCGGCGGCAGCGATTTACGATTGGCGACCGCGTGCGTGTGGAGTGCACGAATGTTTCGCTGCGTCGCCGGGAAATCGATTTCGCTTTGCTCGAGCGCCTGCCGCCTGCGGGATCGAAGGCAGCCGAGACCGTGGCGGAAGAGCCCACCGGCCGGCGCCGGCTGCGAAAGGGTAAGAAATAA